GTCTCTCAATATCATGCTAAACTGGACTTTGATATAATTGCAAAAGTGATAAAGCCATTAGTTAAAGCTGATCCATCCATGGAGATGAAATCTGTCATTGCTGAAGTGCAATCGAAGTTCAACTACACAATAAGTTATTGCAAAGCATGGTTGGCCAAATAAAAGGCAGTTGAGAAAATATTTGGTAGGTGAGAATCTTCATATGAAGCTTTGCTCACATGGTTTGAAGCAATGGTTGCAAAAGAACCATCAGTAGCTGTTGAGTACGAAACTGCATATGGCTACCGAGGGGACGAGTTAGTTGAAGATCTCCATATTCTAACAAGAGTCTTTTGGGCTTTCTACTCGTGCATTAAAGCATTCAGAAGTTGCAAGCCAGTGATCCAGGTTGACGACACATATTTATATGGAAAGTATAAAGGAATTTTTTTAGTTGCAATATCACAAGATGGCAATAGAAATATCGTGCCTCTTGCATTTACCCTAGTCGAAGGTGAGACTCCCGATGCCTAACACTTTTTTCTTAGCCATTTGCGAACACATGTGGTTAATTGGGTTGGTTTTGTCCTTATCTCTGATCGACACGAGTCAATTATCTCAGTTGTAGGTCGTAGTAATGGAGCATGGAAATATCTGAGAGCTATTCACATGTTTTGCATCAAACACATAGCACCCAACTTCCTGAGAAATTTCAAGGCGCTACTCATTCAGAAGCTAATTGTCAACAGAGGCTATTTTAGAACAATGTGTGAATTCAATACGCGTTACAAGGAAGAGAGCTGAGGCTGAGGCTCATATAATTGTAGAACAACTATTCTTTGAATATGCAActgagaatattctgttaaatcaGCGCTCAATGGGGAACATCCAAGTTAACTTATTTGATAGGCAGAACGAGGTCTTTAAAGTGTGCGAGATGCCTAGTAGTTTGGAGTTTGCAATAAACTTGTGTCTTCAGCATTGTGATTGTGGTGAGTTTCAAGTGGATCGAATTCTGTGTCGCCATGTATTTCTCTGTTGTGCAAACTAGTGCCTAGATTGGAAATAGTATGTGCACGAGATTTACACAACGGAAGAGATCCGAAAGGTATACAAAACCTGATTCAGGCCACTAGAAAATCCAACAACATGGCTTGTGCATCAAGGACCAAGACTAATACCCAATTCCCACCTTAAACGAGTGGCCAAAGGTCTCCTGAAAAAATTTGTTTGTTGAATAAGATGGATACTCGTGATCTATATGATCCTAGGCGTTGTAGGTTTTGTCGAGGTGAGGGTCATAGTCGAAGCAGATGCACGCGACGTGGTGATGCTAGTGCTAGTAACTGTGTCAATGAACCTTGCAGTGCTTGTGTCAGCCTGTATGCCTCACACATGGTAAAGGCTGACCATATGGCTGTAAGAAAAGTTAGGTGAAAGGTTGTGCATATTCTTGTGTGTATGGTGGGTAAGGTTGTGAATATAATGCGGTGGATAATGTGGGTATGGTTGTGAGTATGATAGCTTTATGAAAGGTTGGGAGGAAGCTTGAGCATATTTCTGTAAGTACTGTGGGTGTAGATATTGTGGTGGGTATGGATATGGTGCGTATGCATATGGCTATGAAACGAGTGGTTGTTCTTGCCGAGGTGGTCCTTGTTGTTGAGGTGGTTGTTCTTGCTGAGGTTGTTTTTCTTGCTGTCCTTCTTCCTCTTGCTTAGCACGCTCGGAGAGTCACAGGTGATCACCAAATTTACCAATATACTAGTCCATGTATTGGTCGAATGATTGATAGTTGTCGACATGTTCACTTGTTAAGACACACACAGAACTGTTTAACTATTGTGAGATCCATATTGCATGTTCTACGCCCATTTTTTGGACCCGTCAGCACTATGTTATTGGGACACTCCAAGTTTCATAGCTTCATATGGGGGTTCTTGATAAAAGCCAAATTATCTTCTAATCCTATCAGTTAGATGCCACTCTACAGCCTTAAAACATATTAAACGTACAGTTGCACTCCAAAGATTTGCACCGTTCTTAATGTCAAATGGAATAACATAAGGCGCAACCTGGTTGGGACTATATGCTGCCACTCAAACTATAAAAACAAATCAAACCTCAAAGGTATAAGTGCACTAGtcatcaatttaattcaatataACAAAAGATCTTAGCAACAAAACACATACCTCATCTGGAGGAAGATCGTCCAACCTTCTCCTGACGTTAGAGGTTGTCCAATTTTTATAGTTCTCAATGGTGGGTTGATAATCATTCCACTTGGCATATCATGTTCATATTAAAAAGTAATTACTACAGCAAAAATAACAAAATCGACAACTTAGTTAAATATTACCTGCGAGCGAGTGAAAAACTGGTATCCACTGGCAGATGCCTTATTGTCGGCGTTTGTATCTAGGCCTACACAAGGAGCAATGTCAGAGGACCATCCATGTCATTGCAATCATATCTCAATGCCCGACATAACAATTAATACATGTGTGCAAGGTAAGCAGAACCCCAACTAaacttatgaatttgaaaaaagTCCCGAAGCAACGGCAAATACTTCTAGTGCACAGAAATTCCAGACTTGTCACTAAATAATGTCGTACCAAATAGATACATTATGTGACATTTCACATAAATCTCCTTACTTATTTGATTAGTCAAATGTTTGTGCCATTTTAGGGTGCAAACCATGCCAGCTTGATTCTGCTTCCTTTATGGTTGTTCGGCCCATGAGAAATACCGAATCGGGTTAAGCACTCGTTTTCTAACCCACTTATACCATGATTAATTGATCGAGTCACTAGCAAATCATCAGTTCAGAGTCCAAAAATCATTGCGATGTCCTCCAAAGTGATCGTGCACTCGCCGTGTGAAAGATGAAACGTGTGCGTTTCAAGACGCCACCTTTCAACCAGTGCATCTACAATTGGCCTATGAGACATGATCCTCCTGATTTGAGATACATAATAGAACCTGCTTGCTCTCAGTTGTTCTTCCACTCTATTATCAAATGAGTCTATTTGGTGTAAGTGTCTCATGTGCAAATTTCTTGAAccctaaaaacaaaaaataataattaatagcaaatcactataatcaatccaCGATTACTATTATATTGAACACTTATTTTAAATTACTACATATTCTAATAATTGATGATTACTAAATAAACTACTAATTTATTAACTACTAcattaaacacaaaaaatatttacatatacCAAATGTCAAAAGTATTGTACAATATGATACTCACTACTAATGATGTcacatttttctttcttcttcttttttaaattctaCATTAAAAAgaacatataaataattaaaatctttttataaaaaatagttgaaatgaatgatattttattataaatatatctaTCCTAATTGTTAACGTTAATAATTctgtttttctttatttaaaaaacattccaaacaaaacaaaattaatatatcctaaaaattaataataataaacataacgtcactataattaattctattttttaataatagtttagatttaattaaaagataTTTCAACAAAAACTAACCTCActaaaaacataaattaataataattgaaactaatgttttatataaaataaaaaaaattaaaataattactaaaaaattctattttttaatattttttataataactcagatttaattatatatttcaagcaaaactaaaaaataaattaataataattaaaactaatgttttatgtaaattaaaaaaaattctaaaaattattaaataattcttttttaattctattttttaattaataaaatcataaatgaattataaagtaaaaaaaaattcttaaaaataagaccaaacattaataataatcaactattaatacataaataatcttattttttaaaacagtGATTTTAAATAACATTAACCCTAATGCTAACACTAACACTAAGTCACTgacaataattaatttactaaAACTAACCCTAACACTAACCAACACCTATACTAACGCCAGTACTACTACTAACAATTAATTAACTTATTATTAATCGACAACAAAATAAcctaaaaaaatttacaaaaccttacactatttattttaaattttttttcacactttcaattaaaaaaaaaagcaataacCAACACATACAAGTATTTATCTGAATGGCTTTTATTCTGGTGTGGCTTTTTAGCTCCTGCTATAATTCAGTATAGTCTTTTAACTCTTAGTATAGCTCGTCCTTCCAATGATTTTTCTTGTGATTATTTTCGAGATGAGTTATACCTCGACCGTTGTAGAATAAAGGAGAGTCGATACCTGTACAAGGTACTCCAACATTCAAATTAGTATATGAGAGATAGTATTTAAGTGAAAATGTAGAAtgtgtaatacccggtctaaccgaaattaattaaataataagttaaataggagcgaatatggttggaagatttggcaattggaatttgatgatttaaatatgatatttggattcagtgaattttttcgagtcggaaaacatagttttctgcgtaaaagcacGCAGTGAAATTTTGACCGGAAGTATCGGCTGAgatctgtctggtactgcagttgagaaaattgattatgagtaaataagattaagaaatgaggaattataattaggggaggtagaaatatttgaagtgcgatttagagcgctaatcttaaaggttttggtccaaaattgggccaacgaacaaaaataagtgaaccgggTCTAAATgagcccaagacccaacatatataaatattagttataagcatttcagctcattttgccATAAAAAAGGGGTGTTGGGAGCTGAAATTggggagagagaagagaagagagaaaacctaactctctttgatcttcaaaccaccataacttgagctacggagctccgattgacgagccattTATGGCCACGCGTTGCTCTTCttatcctctacaattctatctaagttttgtggtgagtattccattcatctctgcccagttttcaaAATTCTCTACTGTTACATGTTTTTGggtagttagtgttgaaatcttgtgattttgggtgtttagggatactccaacatggattccaagtgggttctatccctacttcatatgggctgaggtaagaagtgttcaaacccttgtgatttgtcatttttatgagccctaggttgatgtatgtatgtgatattggttatgttagtgtatttgatgatcttgggcacaattgggagattggtgttgcttgaggagctttggtgaggcttgggactaaggttggtggagacttctaaAGAAGAGGCTTAATTGATTtagctacaagaggtacggtttaagttttatttaattaccgtgtggtgtgatgagaattcctaggctagatgcccttaggattaagtttggattgtgtaaatggttggtgctaatatacatagttggtatgtaatgtgaattaatgattgggatgagaattgtgtggccttatatgcttggtgtattgaaaatttgatgtattgggtaatgagtattgatttgtggtttatgcatttaaattgtgaaattgggccggaggcctaaattttgggccggagaccgaaaagaggtaaggaaggtaagttgatgtgtgcattgtatgatgacacaagtgattggatgaatttcagataatgaatatgtgaatgattgggttggttattgaataataaggtttgaggagttgaagtgtggaatttggtaattttgggtgaaattatgtagatgaggtatatttggttttggttgaggtatgttatgtggtcatatatgtgatcatgattattgatgccttgatggtatgatgattcatgagagatatgtatgttgtgatatatgcttgagaaatgattaaggttgatttgtgggtgaaaccatgtgatagtgagtataatattgattatgtataatgatgattgattgggaatagtattgttggaaattgggatgaggaaggatgtatgacatgtt
This sequence is a window from Arachis stenosperma cultivar V10309 chromosome 10, arast.V10309.gnm1.PFL2, whole genome shotgun sequence. Protein-coding genes within it:
- the LOC130957591 gene encoding uncharacterized protein LOC130957591, coding for MCTRSIVSQYHAKLDFDIIAKVIKPLVKADPSMEMKSVIAEVQSKFNYTITMVAKEPSVAVEYETAYGYRGDELVEDLHILTRVFWAFYSCIKAFRSCKPVIQVDDTYLYGKYKGIFLVAISQDGNRNIVPLAFTLVEGETPDA